The genomic segment ACAATGATGAGGGGCACGGAGAGACAAATGAGGACACAACGTTGCCATATCAAATAACGCTGGACAAATGAGGGAAGAATGGAAAACGAATGAAATAGTGAATACCAAGAGTGGAAGAATTTACTAACTGATGCACCTGCCTTTATCAAATCAAAAATAAAAGTATAATTTGGGACATGAAATGTTagaataagtttttttttctctacacGGAAGGCGCTCGTTATCAAATCTGCTAGTTAACCCACCATCCTTCCCCACGATCTGTGTCAATCTTAGATGAAGTCCTAAACGGAAATACGAACATTCTACGCATAAATCACATCGAAAAGTGAGCCAACAGCGCCAGGATGGACAACCACACCATTGCGAAAATTGCGGTCCCCTCATACCGCAGGACAATCATCACGCCTTGACTGCCCCTCTCCACCCTTACCCGGATCCCAGCCACCCCGTCCGTTCGGAGAGAAATATCAAACCCGTCGGTACGCGGTTCGTAACGCGTGATTTTGAACGCATCATATGGCGGAATCAGAACCTCTTCCTCATTGGGGTAAAACGAGTAATTTTCTATCTGGGCACCGTACTGAGAAAAAATTATAAATGCTGTTTTTGTGCCGAACTTCTTGTTCCCTTTTTTGCGAGAGGACGAAGCAAAATAACCAAATTTCATTCTAGATCCCACCTCACCAAAGGATTTCACCTGTATTCTTCTGTAGGTCGGCTGGGGTGTCTTACCCAAGTCCTCTCTCAGCCGCTCGATGGCAACAGAGAGAAGATACTGGAATCCTTTGAAAGGAAATTCCTCCGCGTAGACGGAGTCGTTAGCCCCGTACGTCCTCACCGCCGCATTGAACACGCTGTAGAATTTACCAGGAAGCGTGTAGGCAATTAAGGCCACC from the Mobula birostris isolate sMobBir1 chromosome 13, sMobBir1.hap1, whole genome shotgun sequence genome contains:
- the LOC140207761 gene encoding GPI-linked NAD(P)(+)--arginine ADP-ribosyltransferase 1-like produces the protein MKTTPLFSWILVLVDTACHPCREDVDMDTRNNGDDVIQLSMMNNSAAYIYTQSEESDMLATEYLTKERRINKKLDNAWTVALSLRQTDPRLSRVPVPRGLSEQHVVALIAYTLPGKFYSVFNAAVRTYGANDSVYAEEFPFKGFQYLLSVAIERLREDLGKTPQPTYRRIQVKSFGEVGSRMKFGYFASSSRKKGNKKFGTKTAFIIFSQYGAQIENYSFYPNEEEVLIPPYDAFKITRYEPRTDGFDISLRTDGVAGIRVRVERGSQGVMIVLRYEGTAIFAMVWLSILALLAHFSM